A window of the Drosophila simulans strain w501 chromosome 2L, Prin_Dsim_3.1, whole genome shotgun sequence genome harbors these coding sequences:
- the LOC6733038 gene encoding sodium/hydrogen exchanger 3 isoform X11 — translation MSIRTEQDYDSATPALQQQMNLARRACWRIKSSSSESLFKTKASAITTSENQIDAEALPPPRDETKTRIEPQTAPAKRNSSCTSSDWRGMFSKRTLLICALALILGIAQARPNTSAVGVASGKVSQDIVDAVTQLNLGQSAPMDAVDVGLDPTPSVRVPRAEPLKSGDEDAKGDEGHKMERYPLSSVDFARVKTPFIIGIWILSASIAKIGFHMTPKLHLIFPESCLLIVVGVVIGVVLYFCTDVAVSPLTPNTFFFYMLPPIILDAGYFMPNRLFFDNLGTILLMAVVGTIFNIATIGGSLYACGKMGIYGESETPGLMDVFLFASLISAVDPVAVLAVFEEIHVNEILYIVVFGESLLNDAVTVVMYHMMESYNEIGLDKIIAQDIASGVGSFFVVALGGTAIGIIWGFLTGLVTRFTDHVRVIEPIFIFVMAYLAYLNAEIFHMSGILAITFCGITMKNYVESNISQKSHTTVKYALKMLSSSAETIIFMFLGVATVNNMHVWNTWFVVLTIAFCSVFRVIGVILLSALANRFRLHKLSRVDQFVMSYGGLRGAVAFALVLLVDENVVKQKNMFVTTTIAVIYFTVFLQGITIKPLVKILNVKRANKRKPTMNERIHERFMDHLMAGIEDIVGKTGNYNVRDKFKRFDNRFIRPLLIRDLKGAEPKIIETYSKLTMRDAMEVMRRNPSTIGQMTGTESMSALFRNYTNNYIGGRWAPPTIYTTCPSLTNLDNTCSRNLDMAELDYNPSKKDLTDARIHHLLAEELKPYRRASIQMHRRLSYSRHAVDDRDLSTQVNYKMQMNFRRMFNDRKHHKRSKRGASNKEAKENVKQNHVSFHDFQQNGTTKQLTNDYINNVLNETAEECQQNPNEINVVGPSDDWDDGLTFTAKSSPDSDRANNNSLIAHIQNLPGFDASKARIVVQHYAPKADDNPDTDIESPEQAIGPTAAELILPWRRDRSYQSIVAEHPIPEEDRNLSRESDGERRVATPTATESQLPWKRQGDECTDAVQQNEFPAWASNKEYLAYNSPSATFLGGINKPKQPKSVIGLFRRESSSSKAGSVGIGSTGAMDSAASGSDTMVVPMSSQPSNAPSTSMHNPRLDKRSQSISSSSLGAGAHQLGPDGHSGPFPVTASHRRNVRRGSMLELSGDTIPEESSYQHGHSKSLCEPADSDEWDGAPLSAAGGANSELLMRMSGREPLLPRPSNTPRAQIRRMNAGAVGGAGVTQAGRKNQVTKALLDYEDSETDSDENDDDEDEDFDSYDDENIVVTTFTTPATGRRPGSSPGSGSEANTATTTTTSIRLTRNNDESII, via the exons ATGAGCATCCGCACGGAGCAGGATTACGACAGTGCCACTCCGGCGCTGCAACAACAGATGAATTTGGCCCGAAGAGCTTGCTGGAGGATCAAATCCTCCAGCTCGGAATCCCTCTTCAAGACCAAAGCTTCTGCAATAACCACTAGTGAAAATCAAATCGATGCAGAAGCACTTCCACCACCGAGAGATGAAACCAAAACGAGAATAGAGCCGCAGACAGCGCCCGCAAAACGCAACTCATCCTGCACATCCTCCGACTGGCGGGGGATGTTCAGCAAAAGGACGCTGCTCATCTGCGCCCTGGCCCTGATCCTTGGAATTGCCCAGGCGCGGCCCAACACGAGTGCTGTGGGAGTGGCTTCGGGAAAGGTCAGTCAGGACATTGTGGATGCGGTTACCCAGCTAAAT CTGGGCCAGTCGGCGCCCATGGATGCGGTGGATGTGGGGCTGGATCCAACGCCATCGGTGAGAGTGCCACGTGCCGAGCCATTGAAATCGGGCGACGAGGATGCGAAGGGCGACGAGGGCCACAAAATGGAGCGGTATCCCCTCTCCAGTGTGGACTTCGCCCGGGTAAAGACGCCGTTCATCATTGGAATCTGGATCCTGTCGGCCAGTATAGCTAAAATCG GTTTCCATATGACGCCCAAACTGCACCTAATATTTCCGGAATCGTGCCTGCTGATTGTCGTGGGCGTGGTCATAGGCGTGGTGCTCTATTTCTGCACCGATGTCGCCGTCTCCCCGCTCACTCCAAATACCTTCTTCTTCTACATGCTGCCACCGATTATCCTGGACGCAGGCTACTTTATGCCCAACAGATTGTTCTTCGACAACCTGGGCACCATCCTGCTGATGGCGGTGGTCGGAACCATCTTCAACATAGCTACCATCG GTGGCTCCTTGTACGCCTGCGGAAAGATGGGAATTTACGGGGAAAGCGAGACTCCGGGTCTAATGGACGTGTTTCTCTTTGCCTCACTGATATCCGCCGTGGATCCGGTGGCCGTATTGGCCGTATTCGAGGAGATACACGTGAACGAGATCCTATACATTGTCGTCTTTGGCGAGTCCTTGCTGAACGATGCCGTCACG GTTGTGATGTACCACATGATGGAGTCCTACAATGAGATTGGCTTAGACAAAATCATCGCCCAGGACATCGCCAGCGGTGTGGGTTCCTTCTTCGTGGTTGCACTGGGTGGCACTGCCATAG GCATCATCTGGGGCTTTCTCACGGGCTTGGTGACCCGATTCACCGATCACGTGCGTGTCATAGAAcccattttcatatttgtgaTGGCGTACTTGGCCTATCTCAATGCGGAAATATTCCATATGAGCGGCATTTTAGC CATCACTTTCTGTGGTATCACAATGAAAAACTATGTGGAATCGAATATTTCACAAAAGTCGCATACGACTGTCAAATATGCCTTAAAGATGTTGTCCAGCTCGGCGGAGACCATTATATTTATGTTCCTAGGCGTGGCCACTGTGAACAACATGCACGTATGGAATACGTGGTTTGTGGTGCTGACCATTGCCTTCTGTTCAGTGTTTCGTGTCATTG GCGTCATTTTGCTATCGGCCCTTGCCAATCGCTTCCGTCTGCACAAATTGTCCCGGGTGGATCAGTTTGTGATGTCCTACGGAGGATTGCGTGGTGCTGTGGCCTTTGCCCTGGTGCTGTTGGTGGACGAGAATGTGGTGAAGCAGAAGAACATGTTTGTTACCACCACGATAGCTGTGATTTACTTTACTGTCTTCCTGCAAGGAATCACTATAAAGCCGCTGGTGAAAATCCTTAATGTGAAGCGCGCTAATAAGCGCAAGCCAACCATGAACGAGCGCATTCATGAACGG TTCATGGATCACTTGATGGCTGGAATTGAGGATATAGTGGGCAAGACGGGCAACTACAACGTGCGTGATAAGTTTAAGCGTTTCGACAATCGCTTCATTCGCCCGCTGCTGATCAGAGATCTTAAG GGAGCTGAGCCGAAGATCATCGAGACGTACTCCAAACTGACAATGCGCGATGCTATGGAAGTTATGAGGCGAAATCCATCCACTATTGGCCAGATGACGGGAACCGAGTCGATGAGCGCCCTTTTCCGGAATTATACCAATAACTACATTGGCGGCAGGTGGGCACCGCCAACCATATACACCACCTG TCCCAGTCTGACAAATCTAGACAATACCTGTTCCCGTAATCTGGACATGGCTGAGCTGGATTATAATCCATCCAAGAAGGATCTGACCGATGCCAGGATCCATCATCTTTTGGCCGAAGAACTGAAGCCTTATAGAAGG GCCTCAATACAAATG CACCGTCGTCTTAGTTATAGCCGACACGCAGTAGATGACAGAGATTTGTCCACCCAG GTCAATTACAAGATGCAAATGAACTTCAGGCGGATGTTTAATGATCGAAAACATCACAAACGCAGCAAACGTGGTGCCAGCAACAAG GAGGCCAAGGAGAACGTTAAGCAGAATCATGTCTCGTTCCATGACTTTCAACAGAACGGCACCACTAAGCAGCTCACCAATG ACTATATTAACAATGTGCTTAATGAAACAGCCGAGGAGTGCCAACAGAATCCCAACGAGATCAATGTTGTTGGCCCGAGCGACGATTGGGATGATGGCCTGACCTTCACCGCCAAATCATCAC CTGACTCGGATCGTGCCAATAACAATTCCCTGATAGCCCACATCCAAAACCTGCCGGGTTTCGATGCCTCCAAGGCCCGTATCGTCGTCCAGCACTATGCGCCCAAGGCCGACGACAATCCGGACACAGATATAGAGTCCCCGGAACAGGCCATTGGGCCCACGGCCGCCGAATTGATATTGCCGTGGCGGCGGGATCGTTCATACCAGAGCATTG TGGCCGAACATCCCATTCCCGAGGAGGATCGAAATCTGTCCCGCGAATCCGACGGAGAAAGGCgtgtggccacgcccaccgccacGGAATCCCAGTTGCCGTGGAAAAGACAGGGCGACGAATGCAcggatgcagtgcagcagaACGAGTTTCCCGCTTGGGCCTCCAACAAGGAGTACTTGGCCTACAATTCCCCCAGTGCAACATTCCTAG GTGGTATAAACAAGCCTAAACAGCCCAAGTCCGTCATAGGTCTCTTCCGCCGTGAGAGTTCCAGCTCGAAGGCCGGGAGCGTTGGCATCGGCAGCACAGGAGCCATGGACTCGGCAGCCAGTGGCTCCGACACGATGGTGGTGCCCATGTCCAGCCAACCTTCCAACGCTCCATCGACGTCCATGCACAATCCGCGGCTGGACAAGCGCTCTCAGTcaatctcctccagctcgcTGGGCGCCGGAGCCCATCAGCTAGGTCCGGACGGTCACTCCGGCCCATTTCCGGTTACGGCCAGTCACCGACGTAACGTTCGCAGGGGCTCCATGCTGGAGCTAAGCGG AGACACAATACCAGAGGAGTCGTCGTACCAGCATGGACACTCCAAGTCCTTGTGCGAGCCGGCGGACTCCGATGAATGGGACGGAGCACCGTTGTCCGCAGCCGGCGGAGCGAACAGCGAGCTTTTGATGCGAATGAGCGGTAGGGAACCgctcctgccacgcccatccaACACGCCTCGTGCCCAGATCCGGCGCATGAACGccggggcggtgggcggtgcaGGCGTGACCCAGGCGGGCCGGAAGAACCAGGTGACCAAGGCACTGTTGGACTACGAGGACTCCGAAACCGACTCCGATGAgaacgatgatgatgaggacgaggacttCGATTCCTACGATGACGAAAACATTGTGGTCACCACTTTTACAACACCGGCCACGGGCAGAAGACCGGGATCTAGTCCAGGATCCGGGTCAGAAGCAAACACCGCCACTACCACCACGACAAGCATTCGGCTGACCCGCAACAACGACGAAAGCATCATTTGA
- the LOC6733038 gene encoding sodium/hydrogen exchanger 3 isoform X21, which translates to MSIRTEQDYDSATPALQQQMNLARRACWRIKSSSSESLFKTKASAITTSENQIDAEALPPPRDETKTRIEPQTAPAKRNSSCTSSDWRGMFSKRTLLICALALILGIAQARPNTSAVGVASGKVSQDIVDAVTQLNLGQSAPMDAVDVGLDPTPSVRVPRAEPLKSGDEDAKGDEGHKMERYPLSSVDFARVKTPFIIGIWILSASIAKIGFHMTPKLHLIFPESCLLIVVGVVIGVVLYFCTDVAVSPLTPNTFFFYMLPPIILDAGYFMPNRLFFDNLGTILLMAVVGTIFNIATIGGSLYACGKMGIYGESETPGLMDVFLFASLISAVDPVAVLAVFEEIHVNEILYIVVFGESLLNDAVTVVMYHMMESYNEIGLDKIIAQDIASGVGSFFVVALGGTAIGIIWGFLTGLVTRFTDHVRVIEPIFIFVMAYLAYLNAEIFHMSGILAITFCGITMKNYVESNISQKSHTTVKYALKMLSSSAETIIFMFLGVATVNNMHVWNTWFVVLTIAFCSVFRVIGVILLSALANRFRLHKLSRVDQFVMSYGGLRGAVAFALVLLVDENVVKQKNMFVTTTIAVIYFTVFLQGITIKPLVKILNVKRANKRKPTMNERIHERFMDHLMAGIEDIVGKTGNYNVRDKFKRFDNRFIRPLLIRDLKGAEPKIIETYSKLTMRDAMEVMRRNPSTIGQMTGTESMSALFRNYTNNYIGGRWAPPTIYTTCPSLTNLDNTCSRNLDMAELDYNPSKKDLTDARIHHLLAEELKPYRRASIQMHRRLSYSRHAVDDRDLSTQVNYKMQMNFRRMFNDRKHHKRSKRGASNKEAKENVKQNHVSFHDFQQNGTTKQLTNDYINNVLNETAEECQQNPNEINVVGPSDDWDDGLTFTAKSSLAEHPIPEEDRNLSRESDGERRVATPTATESQLPWKRQGDECTDAVQQNEFPAWASNKEYLAYNSPSATFLGGINKPKQPKSVIGLFRRESSSSKAGSVGIGSTGAMDSAASGSDTMVVPMSSQPSNAPSTSMHNPRLDKRSQSISSSSLGAGAHQLGPDGHSGPFPVTASHRRNVRRGSMLELSGDTIPEESSYQHGHSKSLCEPADSDEWDGAPLSAAGGANSELLMRMSGREPLLPRPSNTPRAQIRRMNAGAVGGAGVTQAGRKNQVTKALLDYEDSETDSDENDDDEDEDFDSYDDENIVVTTFTTPATGRRPGSSPGSGSEANTATTTTTSIRLTRNNDESII; encoded by the exons ATGAGCATCCGCACGGAGCAGGATTACGACAGTGCCACTCCGGCGCTGCAACAACAGATGAATTTGGCCCGAAGAGCTTGCTGGAGGATCAAATCCTCCAGCTCGGAATCCCTCTTCAAGACCAAAGCTTCTGCAATAACCACTAGTGAAAATCAAATCGATGCAGAAGCACTTCCACCACCGAGAGATGAAACCAAAACGAGAATAGAGCCGCAGACAGCGCCCGCAAAACGCAACTCATCCTGCACATCCTCCGACTGGCGGGGGATGTTCAGCAAAAGGACGCTGCTCATCTGCGCCCTGGCCCTGATCCTTGGAATTGCCCAGGCGCGGCCCAACACGAGTGCTGTGGGAGTGGCTTCGGGAAAGGTCAGTCAGGACATTGTGGATGCGGTTACCCAGCTAAAT CTGGGCCAGTCGGCGCCCATGGATGCGGTGGATGTGGGGCTGGATCCAACGCCATCGGTGAGAGTGCCACGTGCCGAGCCATTGAAATCGGGCGACGAGGATGCGAAGGGCGACGAGGGCCACAAAATGGAGCGGTATCCCCTCTCCAGTGTGGACTTCGCCCGGGTAAAGACGCCGTTCATCATTGGAATCTGGATCCTGTCGGCCAGTATAGCTAAAATCG GTTTCCATATGACGCCCAAACTGCACCTAATATTTCCGGAATCGTGCCTGCTGATTGTCGTGGGCGTGGTCATAGGCGTGGTGCTCTATTTCTGCACCGATGTCGCCGTCTCCCCGCTCACTCCAAATACCTTCTTCTTCTACATGCTGCCACCGATTATCCTGGACGCAGGCTACTTTATGCCCAACAGATTGTTCTTCGACAACCTGGGCACCATCCTGCTGATGGCGGTGGTCGGAACCATCTTCAACATAGCTACCATCG GTGGCTCCTTGTACGCCTGCGGAAAGATGGGAATTTACGGGGAAAGCGAGACTCCGGGTCTAATGGACGTGTTTCTCTTTGCCTCACTGATATCCGCCGTGGATCCGGTGGCCGTATTGGCCGTATTCGAGGAGATACACGTGAACGAGATCCTATACATTGTCGTCTTTGGCGAGTCCTTGCTGAACGATGCCGTCACG GTTGTGATGTACCACATGATGGAGTCCTACAATGAGATTGGCTTAGACAAAATCATCGCCCAGGACATCGCCAGCGGTGTGGGTTCCTTCTTCGTGGTTGCACTGGGTGGCACTGCCATAG GCATCATCTGGGGCTTTCTCACGGGCTTGGTGACCCGATTCACCGATCACGTGCGTGTCATAGAAcccattttcatatttgtgaTGGCGTACTTGGCCTATCTCAATGCGGAAATATTCCATATGAGCGGCATTTTAGC CATCACTTTCTGTGGTATCACAATGAAAAACTATGTGGAATCGAATATTTCACAAAAGTCGCATACGACTGTCAAATATGCCTTAAAGATGTTGTCCAGCTCGGCGGAGACCATTATATTTATGTTCCTAGGCGTGGCCACTGTGAACAACATGCACGTATGGAATACGTGGTTTGTGGTGCTGACCATTGCCTTCTGTTCAGTGTTTCGTGTCATTG GCGTCATTTTGCTATCGGCCCTTGCCAATCGCTTCCGTCTGCACAAATTGTCCCGGGTGGATCAGTTTGTGATGTCCTACGGAGGATTGCGTGGTGCTGTGGCCTTTGCCCTGGTGCTGTTGGTGGACGAGAATGTGGTGAAGCAGAAGAACATGTTTGTTACCACCACGATAGCTGTGATTTACTTTACTGTCTTCCTGCAAGGAATCACTATAAAGCCGCTGGTGAAAATCCTTAATGTGAAGCGCGCTAATAAGCGCAAGCCAACCATGAACGAGCGCATTCATGAACGG TTCATGGATCACTTGATGGCTGGAATTGAGGATATAGTGGGCAAGACGGGCAACTACAACGTGCGTGATAAGTTTAAGCGTTTCGACAATCGCTTCATTCGCCCGCTGCTGATCAGAGATCTTAAG GGAGCTGAGCCGAAGATCATCGAGACGTACTCCAAACTGACAATGCGCGATGCTATGGAAGTTATGAGGCGAAATCCATCCACTATTGGCCAGATGACGGGAACCGAGTCGATGAGCGCCCTTTTCCGGAATTATACCAATAACTACATTGGCGGCAGGTGGGCACCGCCAACCATATACACCACCTG TCCCAGTCTGACAAATCTAGACAATACCTGTTCCCGTAATCTGGACATGGCTGAGCTGGATTATAATCCATCCAAGAAGGATCTGACCGATGCCAGGATCCATCATCTTTTGGCCGAAGAACTGAAGCCTTATAGAAGG GCCTCAATACAAATG CACCGTCGTCTTAGTTATAGCCGACACGCAGTAGATGACAGAGATTTGTCCACCCAG GTCAATTACAAGATGCAAATGAACTTCAGGCGGATGTTTAATGATCGAAAACATCACAAACGCAGCAAACGTGGTGCCAGCAACAAG GAGGCCAAGGAGAACGTTAAGCAGAATCATGTCTCGTTCCATGACTTTCAACAGAACGGCACCACTAAGCAGCTCACCAATG ACTATATTAACAATGTGCTTAATGAAACAGCCGAGGAGTGCCAACAGAATCCCAACGAGATCAATGTTGTTGGCCCGAGCGACGATTGGGATGATGGCCTGACCTTCACCGCCAAATCATCAC TGGCCGAACATCCCATTCCCGAGGAGGATCGAAATCTGTCCCGCGAATCCGACGGAGAAAGGCgtgtggccacgcccaccgccacGGAATCCCAGTTGCCGTGGAAAAGACAGGGCGACGAATGCAcggatgcagtgcagcagaACGAGTTTCCCGCTTGGGCCTCCAACAAGGAGTACTTGGCCTACAATTCCCCCAGTGCAACATTCCTAG GTGGTATAAACAAGCCTAAACAGCCCAAGTCCGTCATAGGTCTCTTCCGCCGTGAGAGTTCCAGCTCGAAGGCCGGGAGCGTTGGCATCGGCAGCACAGGAGCCATGGACTCGGCAGCCAGTGGCTCCGACACGATGGTGGTGCCCATGTCCAGCCAACCTTCCAACGCTCCATCGACGTCCATGCACAATCCGCGGCTGGACAAGCGCTCTCAGTcaatctcctccagctcgcTGGGCGCCGGAGCCCATCAGCTAGGTCCGGACGGTCACTCCGGCCCATTTCCGGTTACGGCCAGTCACCGACGTAACGTTCGCAGGGGCTCCATGCTGGAGCTAAGCGG AGACACAATACCAGAGGAGTCGTCGTACCAGCATGGACACTCCAAGTCCTTGTGCGAGCCGGCGGACTCCGATGAATGGGACGGAGCACCGTTGTCCGCAGCCGGCGGAGCGAACAGCGAGCTTTTGATGCGAATGAGCGGTAGGGAACCgctcctgccacgcccatccaACACGCCTCGTGCCCAGATCCGGCGCATGAACGccggggcggtgggcggtgcaGGCGTGACCCAGGCGGGCCGGAAGAACCAGGTGACCAAGGCACTGTTGGACTACGAGGACTCCGAAACCGACTCCGATGAgaacgatgatgatgaggacgaggacttCGATTCCTACGATGACGAAAACATTGTGGTCACCACTTTTACAACACCGGCCACGGGCAGAAGACCGGGATCTAGTCCAGGATCCGGGTCAGAAGCAAACACCGCCACTACCACCACGACAAGCATTCGGCTGACCCGCAACAACGACGAAAGCATCATTTGA